The following proteins come from a genomic window of Theileria equi strain WA chromosome 2 map unlocalized gcontig_1105316255037, whole genome shotgun sequence:
- a CDS encoding signal peptide containing protein (encoded by transcript BEWA_035960A) produces MRLIILVHILATIKLCSAGWPSCFGCRRGSEDEESYDLMRAHDFDDDNVTENDSDWQKTTTRMEEIPIALDISKNTSTIIRASGTLNSGVKYVDYFPRKSFFINLVSQDGVGIWTASGDERCVLSEVYERGECTILSLNITTANSYESKYFEKEAQGWKEIAFVDFFAKLEGMKCSS; encoded by the coding sequence ATGAGACTCATCATTCTAGTACACATTCTCGCCACCATTAAACTCTGCAGTGCGGGTTGGCCTAGTTGTTTTGGATGCAGAAGAGGATCTGAAGACGAAGAATCTTACGACTTGATGAGAGCCCATGATTTTGATGACGATAATGTTACGGAAAACGACTCAGATTGGCAGAAAACTACAACTCGCATGGAAGAGATTCCTATCGctcttgacatttcaaaaaaCACTTCTACCATAATACGCGCTTCTGGAACGCTAAATAGCGGAGTTAAATATGTCGATTACTTTCCACGAAAGAGCTTTTTTATCAATTTAGTTTCTCAAGACGGGGTTGGTATATGGACTgcctctggagatgaacGGTGTGTACTATCGGAAGTTTATGAAAGAGGCGAATGCACTATTCTTAGCTTAAACATTACAACTGCAAACTCGTACGAatcaaagtactttgagaaagaAGCTCAGGGGTGGAAAGAAATCGCTTTTGTGGACTTTTTTGCAAAACTAGAGGGAATGAAGTGTAGCTCTTGA